From Streptomyces kaniharaensis, one genomic window encodes:
- a CDS encoding SAF domain-containing protein, with the protein MAPTLTRQRRAPAGDAAKGTQSGPLPVADPGPRRSRRPALVAVGVALAAVGGLTAAYLVQQAGHRVQVIAVAHPIPAGKVISASDLKSASVIPDPALHPVPVSRSSDILGKAAAADLPAGTLVTDTSVRAGQPLRAGKDTVGVLAKVGQLPAQSLQAGDEVHVVSTPGPQDDKAAPATRPSTIDAVVLQVGEPDANGARVVDLAVNPVDSPVVASWAATGRIALVLKARG; encoded by the coding sequence ATGGCACCGACTTTGACGAGACAACGACGCGCTCCGGCCGGGGACGCCGCGAAGGGCACGCAGAGCGGGCCGCTGCCCGTCGCAGACCCCGGCCCACGCCGCAGCCGTCGGCCCGCTCTCGTCGCCGTGGGCGTGGCCCTGGCCGCCGTAGGCGGCCTGACCGCCGCCTATCTCGTCCAGCAGGCCGGCCACCGGGTCCAGGTGATCGCGGTCGCCCACCCCATTCCCGCAGGCAAAGTCATCTCGGCCAGCGACCTGAAGAGCGCCTCCGTCATCCCGGACCCCGCCCTGCACCCGGTGCCGGTCTCCCGCTCCTCAGACATCCTCGGCAAGGCGGCGGCTGCGGACCTGCCCGCCGGCACCCTGGTCACGGACACTTCCGTGCGCGCAGGCCAGCCGCTGCGGGCGGGCAAGGACACAGTCGGCGTCCTCGCCAAGGTCGGGCAGCTGCCCGCGCAGTCCCTCCAGGCGGGCGACGAGGTACACGTCGTCTCCACCCCGGGGCCGCAGGACGACAAGGCCGCCCCCGCCACCCGCCCCTCCACGATCGACGCGGTCGTGCTTCAGGTCGGCGAGCCGGACGCCAACGGCGCCCGCGTGGTCGACCTCGCCGTCAACCCCGTCGACAGCCCGGTCGTCGCCTCCTGGGCGGCAACCGGCCGTATCGCGCTCGTCCTGAAGGCGAGGGGCTGA
- a CDS encoding CpaF family protein yields the protein MSDVIIPTAQAETPSSRTERFRDALLAGHGGDGWRVVSPAAPQHAPAPVPAHPGTAAPAIRPGPVIVQDPGTLPVPYEEIAKLRSRVAEQLAAATAETPGMSREDRLQLGQSLVNSVVSVWATDYAATAGALTQPGEQAVRKAVLQELFQAGRLQPLLDDPDIENILIRGSEVRVDYRDRPSREVGPVAESDEALIALLNQVVRTQGQSERSLTSATPLLNSRLHGGARLAVAAFVSDRPHAVIRRHRTRSQRLSDLRALGTLDTALEQFLTAVVRARKNVVIAGSMGAGKTSLMRAMALEIPRTERIGTLEDSFELWLHEDPGAPEVVALEAREGNGERGPDGRPIGEVTLTDLFEQSLRMSLRRVLVGEVRGEEALPMLRAFNSGDGGSMATIHAKSAEMVIERLVELVEEAGRSERSAYRKIALSVDFIVYVRLVDETEVGGAKHRFVSQIVEVTGVGERGIPSRQTIFGPKEDGSGYREPRGVPHMLPQCIGDLERAGLDRRVLQQPWGTWEQPLRTVTAL from the coding sequence GTGTCTGACGTCATCATCCCCACCGCCCAGGCGGAGACACCCAGTTCCCGCACGGAGCGCTTCCGCGACGCGCTCCTGGCCGGACACGGCGGCGACGGCTGGCGCGTCGTCAGCCCAGCCGCCCCGCAGCACGCACCCGCCCCTGTCCCGGCACACCCGGGGACGGCCGCTCCCGCGATCCGGCCCGGCCCGGTCATCGTCCAGGACCCCGGCACGCTGCCCGTGCCGTATGAGGAGATCGCGAAGCTGCGCTCCCGCGTCGCCGAGCAGCTGGCCGCCGCCACCGCCGAGACACCAGGCATGTCCCGGGAGGACCGGCTCCAGCTCGGCCAGTCGCTGGTCAACAGCGTCGTCAGCGTGTGGGCCACCGACTACGCCGCGACCGCGGGCGCCCTCACCCAGCCCGGCGAACAGGCGGTACGCAAGGCTGTCCTCCAGGAGCTGTTCCAGGCCGGGCGCCTCCAGCCGCTGCTGGACGACCCGGACATCGAGAACATCCTGATCCGCGGATCCGAGGTCCGGGTCGACTACCGTGACCGGCCCTCTCGTGAGGTCGGCCCGGTCGCCGAGTCCGACGAGGCTCTCATCGCCTTGCTCAACCAGGTCGTGCGCACGCAGGGACAGAGTGAGCGCAGCCTCACGTCCGCTACCCCTTTGCTCAACTCCCGGCTGCACGGCGGCGCCCGCCTCGCGGTGGCCGCCTTCGTCAGCGACCGGCCGCATGCCGTGATCCGGCGTCACCGCACCCGCTCGCAAAGGCTGTCCGACCTTCGGGCCTTGGGCACTCTGGACACCGCTCTGGAACAGTTCCTGACCGCCGTCGTCAGGGCTCGCAAAAACGTGGTCATCGCGGGCAGCATGGGCGCGGGCAAGACCAGCCTGATGCGGGCCATGGCGCTGGAGATCCCCCGGACCGAACGCATCGGCACCCTGGAGGACTCCTTCGAGCTGTGGCTGCACGAGGATCCCGGCGCCCCGGAGGTCGTGGCGCTGGAAGCCCGCGAAGGCAACGGCGAACGCGGCCCCGACGGACGGCCGATCGGCGAGGTCACCCTCACCGACCTGTTCGAGCAGAGCCTGCGCATGTCGCTGCGCCGGGTCCTGGTCGGCGAGGTCCGCGGCGAGGAGGCCCTGCCGATGCTGCGTGCCTTCAACTCGGGCGACGGCGGTTCCATGGCGACGATCCACGCCAAGAGCGCCGAGATGGTGATCGAGCGGCTGGTCGAACTCGTCGAGGAGGCGGGGCGCAGTGAGCGGTCCGCCTACCGGAAGATCGCCTTGTCCGTCGACTTCATCGTCTACGTACGCCTGGTCGATGAAACCGAAGTCGGTGGAGCAAAGCACCGGTTCGTCTCGCAGATCGTCGAGGTCACCGGTGTCGGCGAACGCGGGATCCCGTCGCGCCAGACGATCTTCGGCCCCAAGGAGGACGGCTCGGGGTACCGGGAGCCCCGGGGTGTGCCGCACATGCTCCCGCAGTGCATCGGCGATCTGGAGCGTGCGGGCCTGGACCGCCGCGTCCTGCAGCAGCCTTGGGGCACCTGGGAGCAGCCGCTGAGGACGGTGACGGCGCTGTGA
- a CDS encoding type II secretion system F family protein, with translation MTPDVLLAAVGGTVAVLGIALAVAGAVGTSAPPVARPDGLLKRRLRTASAGLRGRGRFVLTAAGIAGLAVWLFSSWMLGGLLTAAAVVGMPWILQPGRGSKSQIKRLEALEQWVRRLSDIHTAGTSLEAAVTASLRSTPPALVPEISRLTSRLGAGWQPTQAYRAFAAEMDDATADAVAALMIGHVEDRGAGLSRALGKLADQVAEEVRMREKVEADREKPRANARWVALICLGVFALSVLSGKYVQPYSTPFGHLFLLGLAAAFAGVLVWMRRMSLSKPAPRFLAAPAASREGETR, from the coding sequence ATGACACCTGATGTCCTGCTCGCCGCTGTCGGCGGGACCGTTGCTGTGCTGGGGATTGCCCTGGCCGTGGCAGGTGCGGTCGGCACGAGTGCGCCGCCCGTGGCCCGGCCCGACGGCCTGTTGAAGCGGCGGCTGCGTACGGCTTCGGCGGGGCTGCGCGGCCGTGGCCGGTTCGTCCTCACGGCAGCCGGGATCGCCGGCCTGGCCGTGTGGCTGTTCTCCTCCTGGATGCTGGGCGGGCTGCTGACGGCGGCCGCCGTGGTGGGGATGCCGTGGATCCTGCAGCCCGGACGGGGCAGCAAGAGCCAGATCAAGCGCCTGGAAGCGCTCGAACAGTGGGTCCGGCGGCTCAGCGACATCCACACCGCCGGCACGAGTCTGGAGGCCGCGGTCACCGCGAGTCTGCGCAGTACCCCGCCGGCACTGGTTCCTGAGATCTCGCGGCTGACGTCGCGGCTGGGAGCCGGCTGGCAGCCGACGCAGGCCTACCGGGCCTTCGCGGCGGAGATGGACGACGCGACCGCAGACGCGGTCGCGGCGCTGATGATCGGCCATGTCGAGGACCGTGGGGCGGGTCTGAGCCGGGCGCTGGGCAAGCTCGCGGACCAGGTCGCCGAGGAGGTACGGATGCGCGAGAAGGTGGAGGCCGACCGGGAGAAGCCGCGCGCCAACGCGCGCTGGGTCGCGCTGATCTGCCTGGGCGTGTTCGCGCTCTCCGTCCTGTCCGGGAAGTACGTCCAGCCATACAGCACCCCGTTCGGGCACCTCTTCCTGCTCGGCTTGGCGGCGGCGTTCGCCGGGGTCCTGGTCTGGATGCGCCGCATGTCCCTGTCCAAGCCCGCACCCCGGTTCCTCGCCGCCCCGGCCGCCAGTCGAGAGGGTGAGACACGATGA
- a CDS encoding type II secretion system F family protein encodes MIASAPAIAAGIVTGLGVAVAIAGATRARPDLGDVLRRVDARRLEHFEPRPARVADSVLERLGGRLLGQVGEGPLRLPRRDLELLGRTPAQHVGQKIGFAVLGLLFPALVPAVVTLAGGSLPFTVPALVALGLAAVMWLVPDLNVREEASEARREFRFAVASYLELVCLERAADAGPSEALRKAAAIGEGWVFTRLRDALTRSELGGLPPWEGLRQLSEELGVPELGAPADIMAVAGEEGASVYTTLQAQAASLRGSLLAEEQTRANITSEKMIVPVTALVLIMSLYIGYPAIAQIMAA; translated from the coding sequence ATGATCGCCAGTGCGCCCGCCATCGCCGCGGGCATCGTCACTGGTCTGGGCGTGGCCGTCGCCATCGCCGGGGCGACCCGGGCGCGGCCGGACCTCGGCGACGTGCTGCGCCGGGTGGACGCCCGTCGCCTGGAGCACTTTGAGCCGCGGCCCGCTCGGGTCGCCGACTCGGTGTTGGAGCGTCTGGGGGGCCGGCTGCTCGGGCAGGTCGGGGAGGGGCCGCTGCGGCTGCCTCGCCGGGACCTGGAGCTGCTGGGCCGCACGCCCGCGCAGCACGTGGGGCAGAAGATCGGCTTCGCCGTGTTGGGTCTGCTGTTCCCGGCCCTGGTGCCCGCGGTGGTCACCCTGGCCGGGGGCAGCCTGCCGTTCACGGTCCCCGCGCTCGTGGCTCTGGGGCTGGCGGCCGTGATGTGGCTGGTGCCCGATCTGAACGTCCGTGAGGAGGCTTCCGAGGCCCGCCGCGAGTTCCGGTTCGCCGTCGCCTCCTACCTGGAGCTGGTGTGCCTGGAGCGCGCCGCGGACGCGGGCCCGTCCGAGGCGCTGCGCAAGGCCGCCGCGATCGGTGAGGGGTGGGTGTTCACGCGGCTGCGGGACGCGCTCACGCGGTCCGAACTGGGCGGTCTTCCTCCGTGGGAGGGGCTGCGCCAGCTCAGTGAGGAGCTCGGTGTGCCTGAACTCGGGGCGCCGGCGGACATCATGGCCGTCGCCGGGGAGGAAGGTGCCTCCGTGTACACCACGCTGCAGGCTCAGGCTGCGAGTCTGCGCGGCTCCCTCCTTGCCGAGGAGCAGACCCGCGCGAACATCACCTCCGAAAAGATGATCGTTCCCGTGACGGCACTCGTCCTGATCATGTCCCTGTACATCGGCTATCCGGCCATCGCGCAGATCATGGCCGCCTGA
- a CDS encoding TadE family protein produces MPTPRPAPRARRRPLRRGPGGDRGAVSLELAIVFPAVMLLIFTTIQAGLWYHARSVALSAAQRGVERARVQGATIGQGTSATSDFLDRAGSSISDRSVTGSDGATVRIDVSGTVSTWIPGLSLPVHQHASAARERVTAP; encoded by the coding sequence GTGCCCACACCACGCCCGGCCCCCCGGGCCCGCCGAAGGCCCCTACGCCGCGGGCCCGGCGGGGACCGCGGCGCGGTCAGCCTCGAACTCGCCATTGTCTTCCCCGCCGTCATGCTGCTGATCTTCACGACCATCCAGGCGGGCCTGTGGTACCACGCCCGCAGCGTCGCCCTGTCCGCCGCCCAGCGCGGGGTCGAGCGCGCCCGCGTCCAGGGCGCGACGATCGGTCAAGGCACCTCGGCGACCAGCGACTTCCTCGACCGGGCCGGGTCCTCCATCAGCGACCGGTCCGTGACCGGCAGCGACGGCGCCACCGTGCGCATCGACGTCAGCGGGACCGTCAGCACCTGGATCCCCGGGCTCAGCCTGCCGGTCCACCAGCACGCCTCCGCCGCGCGCGAGCGGGTGACCGCACCATGA
- a CDS encoding TadE family protein, giving the protein MTLNRFRRRAVARRPHGDRGSVSLELAILAPVLIAMLLTVVAAGRVHLAHNTVDAAARNAARAASLERDTASARTAGNRVAQQTLQDQGLTCSSLSVDVPASGFQAPLGTPSHITVTVRCTVALGDVALPGLPGSTTVSGSFTSTIDAYRGRPAA; this is encoded by the coding sequence ATGACCCTCAACCGCTTCCGGCGGCGAGCGGTCGCCCGGCGACCCCACGGCGACCGGGGCAGCGTCAGCCTCGAACTCGCGATCCTCGCCCCGGTCCTGATCGCGATGCTCCTCACCGTCGTGGCCGCCGGCCGCGTCCACCTCGCGCACAACACCGTCGACGCCGCCGCACGCAACGCGGCAAGGGCAGCCTCCCTCGAACGGGACACCGCCTCCGCCCGCACCGCCGGCAACCGCGTCGCCCAGCAGACCCTCCAGGACCAGGGCCTCACCTGCTCAAGCCTCAGCGTCGACGTGCCCGCATCAGGCTTCCAGGCCCCCCTCGGCACGCCGTCACACATCACGGTGACCGTCCGCTGCACCGTGGCCCTGGGCGACGTCGCACTGCCAGGCCTGCCCGGCAGCACCACCGTCAGCGGAAGCTTCACGTCAACCATCGACGCCTACCGGGGAAGGCCCGCAGCATGA
- a CDS encoding pilus assembly protein TadG-related protein, whose product MTTRTWRSLRSRRRARSDRGSISLFVAVSAATIMLLIAFVIDGAGKLRSLNHAESAAQEAARTGAQAVNAGQAISGGGITIDRNAAQNAALSYLRSAGATGTVTWGAGGSINVAVTETYHPYFWPGDMTVTGHGSATLIVQGG is encoded by the coding sequence ATGACGACCCGCACCTGGCGATCGCTGCGTTCACGGCGGCGTGCCCGCAGCGACCGGGGCAGCATCTCGCTGTTCGTCGCCGTCTCCGCCGCCACCATCATGCTGCTGATCGCCTTCGTCATCGACGGCGCCGGCAAACTCAGATCGCTCAACCACGCCGAGTCCGCCGCGCAGGAGGCCGCCCGCACCGGCGCCCAAGCCGTCAACGCCGGACAGGCCATCTCCGGCGGCGGCATCACCATCGACCGCAACGCCGCCCAGAACGCCGCCCTCTCCTACCTGCGCAGCGCCGGGGCCACCGGCACAGTGACCTGGGGCGCCGGCGGATCAATCAACGTCGCCGTCACCGAGACCTACCACCCCTACTTCTGGCCCGGCGACATGACCGTCACCGGGCACGGCAGCGCCACACTGATCGTCCAGGGAGGCTGA
- a CDS encoding LysM peptidoglycan-binding domain-containing protein, whose product MPRQTVSRLGAALRGLLSLAILLALLGAVPFLLWRTGALPHQLPDWNDVTTALTSPDNGSLFLGALTLIGWGAWLSFICSTVIEVVALLRRRRAPRVRALGATQRLSAVLVAGVALLLPTTAFAASPAASAAPIAATAPATTATSTQDAPSATPEAFKGPVHAVVSGDTLWDLAQHYLGNGTRWHEIADLNPQINSADLLPVGATLRLPADASPPAAPATTAPPTQTSPAGQHTVTVHQGDTLSQIAERELGDGNRYPELLEATRDVVQPDGAHLTDADRLFPGNVVVVPAAAAPAQPAAPTTTAPPVQAPAPAAQAPAAPQTPPSTTPVPQQSTPASPTPSPSAPAASAPAAPAPAASAPATADTEPPTAPAPEHSAPAGEAPAAPHGGDAKETASSEAPVSAQEIGGIAALLGAGVLAVIARRRRAQQNARRPGETIAMPEDTTQAEQVLDRTSSPGSVDLLDRALRTLAHEHPDVLPTVRGARVTADRVEILVDDSDAEPLAPFTARSGGWWSVRADRATLLNTEEARQVPAPYPGLSTIGTADDGTLLLGNLPEFGVLLLDGDETSVREVARGITMEAGTSLWADHIEVLSCGFGLELQQLLPAGRVMYSPSLETARADLARVLIEAHQAEHEGGEPPQPWLVVCATSPTPDELYEFADLLGKARGLKVAAVLPAAGARDLFPDATVLDASLPQAQHIDVLGSAALQRVTDEAYRQLTATMTTASKPAKAAVGAWTAVPDPDRPHRGPAAIDLAGTRSHLLLLPEPDQTDDQEANVTTTAQPETKTAQATAADSDLAGQVPAPDAASTVTDSTPTSTATGPGPGSPAADPRAAMLTGPTLTKNQPVVTVVREHDPAPEPAATAPRSRYWARCASPAWATQRCHPSCACSPPCSSSRTNATTAASPAT is encoded by the coding sequence ATGCCCCGCCAAACCGTCTCCCGCCTCGGGGCAGCCCTACGGGGCCTGCTCTCCCTCGCCATCCTGCTCGCGCTACTCGGCGCCGTCCCGTTCCTGCTGTGGCGCACCGGCGCCCTGCCCCACCAGCTACCCGACTGGAACGACGTCACCACCGCGCTGACGAGCCCGGACAACGGCAGCCTCTTCCTGGGCGCCCTCACCCTGATCGGCTGGGGAGCCTGGCTCTCGTTCATCTGCTCCACCGTCATCGAGGTCGTCGCGCTGCTGCGCCGCCGCCGTGCCCCGCGCGTGCGGGCCCTCGGCGCCACCCAGCGTCTCTCGGCAGTGCTCGTCGCCGGCGTCGCGCTCCTCCTGCCCACCACCGCGTTCGCCGCCTCCCCCGCAGCCTCCGCCGCGCCCATCGCCGCCACCGCCCCCGCCACCACCGCGACCAGCACCCAAGACGCTCCGTCCGCGACCCCCGAGGCCTTCAAGGGCCCGGTCCACGCCGTCGTCTCCGGCGACACCCTCTGGGACCTGGCCCAGCACTACCTCGGCAACGGCACCCGCTGGCACGAGATCGCCGACCTCAACCCCCAGATCAACTCCGCCGACCTCCTCCCGGTGGGAGCGACACTGCGCCTGCCCGCCGACGCCAGCCCCCCCGCGGCCCCTGCCACCACCGCGCCCCCCACCCAGACCAGTCCGGCCGGCCAGCACACGGTGACGGTCCACCAGGGCGACACGCTGTCGCAGATCGCCGAGCGGGAACTGGGCGACGGCAACCGGTACCCGGAGCTGCTGGAAGCGACGCGGGACGTCGTGCAGCCTGACGGCGCGCACCTGACCGACGCGGACCGACTCTTTCCCGGCAACGTGGTGGTCGTCCCAGCCGCCGCCGCCCCCGCGCAGCCCGCCGCCCCGACCACCACCGCGCCCCCGGTCCAGGCGCCGGCACCGGCCGCCCAGGCGCCAGCTGCGCCGCAGACCCCTCCTTCCACCACCCCGGTACCGCAGCAGAGCACCCCGGCCTCCCCGACTCCCTCCCCGAGCGCACCGGCCGCTTCAGCACCGGCAGCCCCTGCCCCTGCTGCTTCTGCCCCAGCCACGGCGGACACCGAACCACCGACCGCCCCGGCACCGGAGCACAGCGCCCCGGCAGGCGAAGCCCCCGCTGCCCCGCACGGCGGCGACGCGAAGGAGACAGCCAGCAGCGAGGCACCGGTGTCGGCGCAGGAGATCGGAGGAATCGCCGCGCTCCTGGGCGCCGGCGTGCTCGCAGTGATCGCCCGACGGCGGCGAGCCCAGCAGAACGCCCGCCGCCCGGGCGAGACCATCGCCATGCCCGAGGACACCACCCAGGCCGAACAGGTCCTGGACCGCACCTCCTCCCCCGGCTCAGTCGACCTTCTGGACCGGGCACTGCGCACCCTGGCCCACGAGCACCCCGACGTCCTGCCAACGGTGCGCGGAGCCCGGGTCACGGCCGACCGGGTCGAGATCCTGGTCGACGATTCCGACGCGGAGCCCCTGGCCCCGTTCACCGCCCGCTCCGGCGGCTGGTGGAGCGTACGCGCCGACCGCGCCACTCTGCTCAACACCGAGGAAGCCCGCCAGGTCCCCGCCCCCTATCCGGGGCTGTCCACGATCGGCACCGCCGACGACGGCACCCTGCTGCTGGGCAACCTTCCCGAGTTCGGTGTGCTGCTGCTCGACGGCGACGAGACGAGCGTCCGCGAGGTCGCCCGGGGGATCACCATGGAGGCCGGCACCTCATTGTGGGCCGATCACATCGAGGTGCTCAGCTGCGGGTTCGGCCTGGAGCTGCAACAGCTTCTGCCCGCCGGCCGCGTGATGTACTCCCCCAGCCTGGAGACCGCCCGGGCCGACCTCGCTCGCGTCCTCATCGAGGCGCACCAGGCGGAGCACGAGGGCGGCGAGCCGCCGCAGCCGTGGTTGGTGGTCTGCGCGACTTCCCCCACCCCGGACGAGCTGTACGAGTTCGCCGACCTGCTCGGCAAGGCCCGCGGGCTCAAGGTCGCCGCTGTCCTTCCAGCCGCCGGGGCCCGCGACCTGTTCCCCGACGCGACGGTCCTCGACGCCTCGCTGCCCCAGGCCCAGCACATCGACGTGCTGGGCTCCGCCGCGCTTCAGCGCGTCACCGACGAGGCCTACCGCCAGCTCACCGCCACAATGACGACCGCCTCCAAGCCCGCCAAGGCGGCCGTGGGCGCATGGACAGCCGTCCCGGACCCGGACCGTCCGCACCGCGGCCCAGCCGCGATCGACCTCGCCGGGACGCGCTCCCACCTGCTTCTGCTACCCGAGCCCGACCAGACCGACGACCAGGAGGCGAACGTCACCACGACCGCGCAGCCCGAGACGAAGACCGCCCAAGCCACCGCAGCCGATAGCGACCTCGCCGGCCAGGTGCCCGCTCCGGACGCCGCCTCCACCGTCACCGACAGCACCCCGACCAGCACGGCGACCGGCCCCGGCCCCGGCTCCCCCGCCGCGGACCCGCGCGCCGCGATGCTCACCGGACCGACGCTGACGAAGAACCAGCCGGTGGTGACCGTCGTCCGCGAACACGACCCCGCCCCCGAACCCGCCGCAACCGCCCCCAGGTCCAGGTACTGGGCCCGCTGCGCATCACCGGCCTGGGCGACACAGCGGTGCCACCCAAGCTGTGCCTGCTCGCCGCCTTGCTCATCTTCAAGAACGAACGCGACTACGGCAGCATCGCCAGCCACATGA
- a CDS encoding bacterial transcriptional activator domain-containing protein — MLIFKNERDYGSIASHMNPARPWAPRSMDQEMSRLRAHLGVDSQGVPYLRPKPRGVQQYSLSEEVTVDWSDFLHLAERGLPHGPNGVRDLEAALALVRGRPFGGAGTHSWAAPIAQTMISRIVDTAHAVAMLRCRDEVLDIDAARAAITIGLDTEPTAEVLYRDWMRVEHRAGNVAALRSVIDQVRQMASDWEFDHIQDDTELLITRLTTGRGTVQGL, encoded by the coding sequence TTGCTCATCTTCAAGAACGAACGCGACTACGGCAGCATCGCCAGCCACATGAACCCGGCCCGGCCCTGGGCTCCCAGGTCGATGGACCAGGAGATGTCCCGGCTGCGCGCCCACCTCGGCGTGGACTCCCAGGGTGTGCCGTACCTGCGCCCCAAGCCGCGCGGAGTCCAGCAGTACTCGCTGAGCGAGGAGGTAACCGTCGACTGGTCCGACTTCCTGCACCTGGCCGAGCGAGGCTTGCCCCACGGCCCGAATGGGGTGCGCGACTTGGAGGCCGCGCTGGCACTCGTTCGCGGCAGGCCCTTCGGCGGCGCCGGCACCCACTCCTGGGCCGCCCCGATCGCCCAGACAATGATCAGCCGCATCGTCGACACCGCGCATGCCGTCGCCATGCTCCGCTGCCGGGACGAGGTCCTCGACATCGACGCCGCCAGGGCCGCGATCACCATCGGCCTGGACACCGAGCCGACCGCCGAGGTCCTCTACCGCGACTGGATGAGGGTCGAGCACCGCGCCGGCAACGTCGCCGCCCTGCGCAGCGTCATCGACCAGGTCCGCCAGATGGCTTCCGACTGGGAGTTCGACCACATCCAGGACGACACCGAGCTGCTCATCACCCGCCTGACGACCGGCCGTGGAACCGTCCAAGGTCTCTGA
- a CDS encoding DUF2637 domain-containing protein yields MIGFVAIGALFIATIGLGGSYLAVRDVAFRQGMGAFSKIFPIGVDAGIIVLLTLDLVLTWLRIPFPLLRPTAWLLTVATIAFNASASWPDPLGVGMHAVIPVLFVIISEAARHAIARLAELSSDRSIEKIRLMRWILAPGQTWGLWRRMQLWEIRSIDTAIQGEQARLTYKTLLAGAQPRRRRAGSLPPAAYLPLELSNLGVPIEVTYQAGLEAAGIEAGPMDRLLAYYAQNAPTDDRHQGSPNDHAQVQGADIAQRQAIAHTAAEPIAQGDLAQPAIAHAPAPEIAQPAPAQSIPGFAQVRGHTQGIAQAQAGPVEEAFVVAQLPERLAAVAHDDDLLRVGSARDTAAEAGAQSGIAQTEANGEQWDQQPVQPPQAVPGSRVSALTAATGPVVTQPTDDSLQPTEIPAGWMEGFQAFVAEFGRHPKFGPKETELADYLHERGYKSNKAGDGPPSWHAVRRYTPTLQKLVPAPTQQSLDLEGTLV; encoded by the coding sequence ATGATCGGGTTCGTCGCGATCGGAGCGCTCTTCATCGCCACGATCGGCCTCGGCGGGTCCTACCTCGCCGTCCGCGACGTCGCATTCCGCCAGGGCATGGGCGCCTTCTCGAAAATCTTCCCGATCGGCGTGGACGCCGGGATCATCGTCCTCCTCACCCTCGACCTTGTCCTCACCTGGCTGCGCATCCCCTTCCCCCTGCTGCGCCCCACTGCATGGCTGCTCACCGTCGCAACCATCGCCTTCAACGCGAGCGCGTCCTGGCCCGACCCGCTCGGCGTAGGCATGCACGCCGTCATCCCGGTGCTCTTCGTCATCATCAGCGAGGCCGCCCGTCACGCCATCGCGCGTCTGGCCGAGCTCAGCTCGGACCGGTCTATCGAGAAGATCCGGCTGATGCGGTGGATCCTGGCGCCGGGGCAGACCTGGGGCCTGTGGCGGCGGATGCAGCTATGGGAGATCCGCAGCATCGACACGGCGATCCAGGGCGAGCAGGCCCGACTGACCTATAAGACCCTGCTCGCAGGTGCGCAGCCGCGGCGTCGGAGAGCCGGCTCTCTGCCGCCTGCGGCATATCTGCCGTTGGAGCTCTCCAACCTCGGCGTGCCGATCGAGGTGACCTACCAGGCGGGCCTGGAGGCAGCGGGCATCGAGGCCGGGCCGATGGACCGCCTCCTGGCCTACTACGCGCAGAACGCCCCCACCGACGACCGGCACCAGGGCAGCCCCAATGATCATGCGCAGGTCCAGGGCGCCGACATTGCGCAGCGTCAGGCGATTGCGCACACGGCCGCTGAACCGATTGCGCAGGGCGATCTTGCGCAGCCAGCCATTGCGCATGCCCCCGCCCCAGAGATTGCGCAGCCTGCTCCTGCGCAGTCGATTCCCGGGTTTGCGCAGGTCAGAGGCCATACGCAAGGTATTGCGCAAGCTCAGGCCGGGCCAGTCGAGGAGGCCTTCGTCGTTGCGCAGCTGCCGGAGCGGCTGGCTGCGGTTGCTCACGACGACGATCTTCTGCGCGTCGGCTCTGCGCGGGACACCGCCGCCGAGGCCGGTGCGCAATCTGGCATTGCGCAGACGGAAGCGAACGGCGAGCAATGGGACCAGCAGCCGGTGCAACCCCCGCAGGCCGTTCCGGGCTCGCGGGTGTCAGCCCTCACCGCTGCCACCGGGCCGGTGGTCACCCAGCCGACCGACGACTCCCTCCAGCCGACCGAGATCCCGGCCGGCTGGATGGAAGGCTTCCAGGCATTCGTCGCCGAGTTCGGGCGGCACCCGAAGTTCGGCCCGAAGGAGACGGAGCTCGCCGACTACCTCCACGAGCGCGGATACAAGAGCAACAAGGCCGGGGATGGCCCGCCCAGCTGGCACGCCGTCCGCCGGTACACCCCCACGCTCCAGAAGCTGGTTCCGGCCCCGACGCAGCAGAGTCTCGACCTGGAGGGCACCCTGGTATAG